The nucleotide window ACCCCGCAACTGCATATTCATCATATCGTACGCTACAGTGATGATCCGGCTTGGCCGGCTCCTATTTGGGGAAAGCACCCATTACAAGCCTACAGCGACGAACAGTTGCAATCGCTTAAAGATAAGTTACTACCTGCGTTATCAGCGATCACTGCGGATAATGACTAGTCGCAACTACCTCTCGGTATAATTGCTCATTGATTGGGGTGGCAATATCGTTTTGCTGCCCTAAGGTCTTTATGTAACCATTTATATAATCAATTTCAGTAGCTCGTCCATTGCTCACATCTTCACGCATTGATGAGCTGTTGTTAGCTGTTTTGATTATCACATCGTTCACAACCTTCATTAAGCTATCAATATTGAAAGTCACATTCTGACTGGCGGCAACCGCAACAACTTCTTCTAGGCAGGCTTTTATTTGGGGCTGATATTTGTCACTTGCCAACTCACCATTATCGACGTCATTAATCGCTGTTAAAGGGTTGATCGCACAATTGATAGCAAGCTTGAGCCACTGCTGTGTGATGATGTTATCGCTGAACTCAAAACATGGAAGTGCGTTTTTTAAAAGCTGCTTTATATCATTGGCTTGGTTTGTATGTAATTGCCCTTGAACTAAGCCAAGATGATTATTGCCAACACCGGTATGTTGGATCACATTGTCAGTCAAACGTTTGGCTGCCATTGTGGTTAGTAGGGTAAGAATCGGTTGCGGCAGTTTTAGTGTGCTATTGATAGCATCAATTGTACCCATACCATTATGACACAACACTATCGCACATTTAGGGTTTAACACCTTACTAAGTGGCGTCAAAGCAGTAAGCACGTCATAGGATTTAACACAACAGATCAGTAACTCACATTGAGCGAGAAATTGCTCATCTGCTTGGCCAACCGCAAATGTCTTTTGTTGGTTATTAAGTTGCTTAACGGTAAGGGTGACATTGTTATTTGCGCGCTGTCGCGTGAGCAGTCGAATATTTAACGCTTGCCCTGACCTTGTATTCTGGTTTTGAGTTTGTAGTAGATAGGTTATCAGTAAGCCGATGGCACCATTACCTAAAATTGCGATTTTGTTCATGGTGATTTTTTATATTTAGCGCTGATGGTAGCAAACAGGTAATACGTTGAGCAGCCTAATGCGTTAGCAACAAAATCATCAAACTGGCCACTGCGAAATCCTAAATACCACTGACATATCTCGGTAAAACCGGAATAAAAAATGACACTTAGTACTAAAACCCCGCGAGGTATGTTTATCAGTCTATCCAATAACCAGCTCAATAATAAAAAGCCAATAAAGTGCCCTGTTTTATCGAGCAGCTGGTTCTTATTGAGCCAGAAAGAAATATCATCGACATTAACCACCACCACAGCAAAAATTAATACTATGGCGTAAATAAGCCGGTTGGTGAATATATGTGACAGCATGTAGGGCAAAATAAACCTCAATTATTTGACGATAGTAACATGACTTATATCGAAAAAAGAATTATTTCATTTGCTATATAGCCTAAAGGCTATGGCTTTGATAATCTTAAAAGCAATTTTATTAATCATGAGAATGAACCATGCCATCATTTGATATTGTTTCAGAAGTCGAACTGGAAGAAGTGCGCAATGCCACTGAAAATGCGACTCGTGAATTAAGCACTCGATTTGATTTTCGTAATGTTGAAGCATCATTTGAATATAAAAACCCGAATGTAAAGGTGAAAGCCGAATTCGATTTTCAAGTACAACAAATGCTAGATATGTTGCGAGCGCAGCTGTCGAAACGAAAAATTGACGCTAAGGCAATGACGTTAGGCAGTATGGATCACACCGGAAAAACCTATAGCCAGAATGTTTCGTTTAAAGTAGGCATTGAGCAAGCGGTTGCTAAGAAGCTGGTTAAGATTATTAAAGACTCAAAAATTAAAGTCCAAGCCTCTATTCAAGGCGATAAATTGCGTGTACAAGGCAAGAAGCGAGACGATCTACAAGCGGTCATGGCATTGGTTCGTGACACAGAGTTAGAGCAATCGTTTCAGTTTAATAACTTTAAAGATTAATCACTTACTTAACACAACATAAAAGCTTATACCTCGGTGTAAGCTTTTGTTTTTTGAGAACACAAAATGCAAGAAGTCGTGCAACAACATCTGCAACAAGCAAAGCAATGCCTACAACAAGGACAGTCTTCATCGGCGGCAATGTATGCCAGAAAAGTCCTGCGTAAACAAAAGGATAACCTTGAAGCGCTAAAGGTTATGTTAGCTGTCGCGGTGCAACAGCAAGATGCCATGTTAATGCAGCAATATGCCGACTCAGTGTTATCAATCGACAGTAAAGACGAGCAGGGCTTGATGGTTAAGGTTGAGCATGCCGCTAAACTTGAGCAGCATTTTACGGTTATCGAGCTAAGCAAAACATTAATACAGCAAGGCATTGAATCGAGTGATGTGGTTTACACACTCGCCTTGGCGCAGTTGGCCGCAGGGCAAATAGCAGAGGCTCAGCAGAGTTTACAATCGCTGTTGGCAAGTAACACCGATAACCCATTTGTTTATTTAAATATGGGCCATGTGTATAAAGCAATGGGGAGTTCAAGCCAAGCTGCTCAGTATTATTTCCAGTTTATTGACCGAACCGAAACAGCGAAGGGCAACGGCTACTGGAGCTTGGCCGACTTAAAAGATTATCGCTTTGATGGCCAAGTACAAAACACTCTGCAACAATTGATTGCAGATGACAGCCTAGATGCCGGCAATAGGGCGCTAATATTATTTGCCTTAGCTCGCAGCTTTGAACAGCAGGCTGACTTCGAACAAGCATTTAAATATATGTCATCGGCTAACGCTATCATCCACAAATACCGACCTTTTCGAGCGGATGCATACGCTGGTTTAATAAAAGATCTTATCTCTAACGCTAAAGTAAATAACGCCTATAAAGCGACTGCTGACGAACCTAGACCTATATTTATTGTTGGTATGCCGCGCTCTGGTACGACTTTGGTCGAGCAAATCTTAGCAGCCCATTCAAAGGTTACCACAACCGATGAGTTACCTTATATCGAACGGATTGCGATGCAGATTCAAAAGCATGGTTATGGTAATGGCATTAATAACCTAACCGCAGCGCAAATTGCTCACTACCGAGCCATATACTTGCAACAAGCCAGTCAATATTTCGCGGCAGATGTTGAGGTGTTTATCGATAAAAACCCCAATAACTTTATTCACATTGGCTTAATCAAAACCTTATTTCCTGAAGCTAAAGTCATTAATATGGTGCGTAATCCAGTGGACAACGCATTCAGTGTGTATAAGCAGTATTTTGCTAATGGCCATGACTATTCCTATAACGTGAATGCAATAAGCTTTTATTGGCAAGGGTACCTAAGTTTGATGTTTCAATGGAGTAATCTCTATGGCGCGGCGCTAGTCAATCAAGGATATGAGGAATTGGTTGCAGAACCCGAAGCGCAAACCAGAAAGTTACTGGCTTATTGTGAACTTGATTTTGAGCCAAGTTGTTTAACGTTTTATCAATCTAAAAAAGCGGTATTAACGCCAAGTGTCAGTCAGGTTAAACAGCCTATTAATAATCGTTCAATTGGCTCAGGAAAACAGTATTTGGCTTATATTGATGGACAGCAAACTTGGACATTATTAGAGCAAAAAGCCAACGAACTGATCGGTTATTAATGACGTTTAAGTGGCATTAGCAACATAAAAAAACCGCCAATAAGGCGGTTTTTTGTTTACGCTAGTTGTTATATTCGCAGGCTGTTTATAAAGCGCCACAGCATTGTTTGTATTTTTTCCCAGAGCCACATGGGCAAGGGCTATTGCGACTCATCGGTGCCGCCGGCTTATCGTCGGAAGAGCTAGCGTTTTCAATAGGCGCTCTAGCGGTTGCTGTTTTTGCTGGTGTTACTGATTTTGTTGCCGGTGTTATGGTCGCACTGTTGTTATTGAAATATTTTGCGATTTCAACATTAAGTGCAGGGTCGATAATACAGTGGATTAACATTTGCAATGCGCTGCCATCGTTACTCAAGCGCAATCGATTATCGTAGTTTCGTGCTAATTGGAAGGTTTTATCTCGTAACTGATGATAGCTATCCCAACCAGCTTCAGTGGCGCCAAACTGACCCCAAAGATGACGCCAGTTTTGTGCAAATTTATCTAGAATGGCGAAAAAACCTTGTTGGCTCGCCGCTTCATTGTCCGCACTTCTCACTTCGTGTTTTAATTCCGAAATCATAAAATCCAGTTCGCCTGGTGACATAACCACCGGCAGATTATGCAATTCGGTTGCGATAGCAACTTGCTTGTCAGCGACAAAATCAAGGTGCTTGGTGGTGAGACTGCTAGCTCGTAAATCTGGAATTTCTGATTTGCTCACCATGTCCCAAAAATCAGCTGAACCGTGGGTGTCGATAACCAGATGAATGCGACGCAAATGACTGTCATTGACGACTTTATGATGCTTCCAAGAATCGAATATCCAACACTCACCGGCTTTCATATTGACTTGCTTGTCGTTGCAATGAAACATAACGGTATCTGTGGTGACGATAGGGATATGAATACGCACACGTTTATACCAATGGTAATTGATATCAGTATGCAACGGCACTTCACAGCCAGGTTCTAAGGCCATTAATCTTGAACGGCCAAATACTTCATTAAAAGACGCCAATACTTGACGAATATAAGGCAGCTTTTGCAGTGCATCCGTTTCTTTTATTGGTCCTTTGAAGTCATTGTTCACCTCACCATTTACGCTAAGTAATGGTACCGCAATGTTGCCTTTAAAGCCTTCATGGTGTGCTTTCCAGTAACTTTCATCGAGCATCAACACTTCTTGCTGAAGGCGTTCAACATCAAAGGTAAGCGGTAATTTATAAAATTCGTGGTCTAGTTTCATTGCCTAACTCTTAATTAAGTTTGCCGTGACAGTTCTTATAACGCTGCCCTGAACCGCAAGGGCAGGGCGAATTGCGGGATACCGGCTTTACGGTTGTATTCGCATTATCAGCCGTCACAGAAGGTAAACTCTGGGATTTTTGCGTCGCTGTTATAAGTGCTTGGTCAATATTATTTGCTAAGGTGGGCTGGCCATGACCCTGTAAAACGGTGTTAATTCGTTGCAGCGTATCTTCACCTTCCGCCATGACATTGGCCAAGACAGCGGCTTTTTTGTGCCATTTATTTTTGTCTGGGGCGCTAAGGGTGTACTGCGATAACGGTAAGCCTTGTTGCAAGCTTTCGGTCATTACTTTATCTGCTGCTAGACCGGCAAAATTCAAGATAGAATTTACCGTTGTTGCCGGGTTGTCGAGTAACTCTTGATAGTTCACCATCATCCACCGGCTAGGGTCTATTTTTTCTAACTCGTCAAGGATATGGTTATTGGCACTTTGCCATTGAAAACTCGCGATTTGCTCTAATCGTTTACCTTGCATTGATTGCCAGTTAGGTGGCAATAATAACGACCATTTGCCGTTAAAACCCGGTAAGTTGGGATAGGTTCTGAATTTTTGACTGATCCAGGCATCAATTATCGAGGCGATGTTTGCTCGTGGATCTCTGACTAAATAAACAAATAGCGCATCAGGGAAAAGTTTATTTAGAAAGCCAACGCGTAAGGCATTTTTTGGCGTTTTCTCTAAAAAACGTACACTGTCTTGGTTGCTGCTATTGATCGCTTGGCCGTGTCGGTCAATTAATCTATCGCTAAAGCGTTGCTTCAGTAATGCAGCGTTTTCAGCATCAACATCATCTGCCGTTAGTGCGTTTGATTCAAAGCCGCGATAGACGGTACTGAATTTAGCAATGTGCTCAATAACGGCATGGCTTTCATCCCCAATGGTGCAAATGTCTTTGCCATTCTTAAGGGTTTCAAAAAGCAATGTACTGCCGGAGCGAGGTGCCGATAAAATAATAATCGGTCGGTCAAAATGCATACTGCCCATTTGTGTGCCGATTTATACTGTTAACCTATTGTAATCGCCCCAGTGTAAAGTATCTGAGATAGGTATTTCAAGGTAATTATCCGATTGCCAAGTATTGATTGTTTGGTTAAGGTAAGCGCTGTATTTTAATTATTATAAGAAAATAAAAAGTTATGGCTTCATCTCGCGGTGAGTTCAGCTCACGATTAGGATTTATTCTTGCAGCCGCAGGCTCTGCGGTTGGTTTGGGAAATATTTGGGGATTTCCAACACAAACCGCCACTAACGGTGGTGCAGCCTTTGTTCTGGTCTATTTGATTCTGGCGTTCTGCCTCGCTTATCCAGCGTTTATGGCAGAGCTGGTCATTGGTCGTTATGGTCAGGCTAATGCGGTGACATCGATGCAGAAAATGTCGCGTCATATGTGGCAGAAACGCTTCGCCTTTATCGTTGGTTTTGGTGGTGTTATCTGTGCCGGTCTTATTCTTAGCTTTTACGGCATCATTGCTGGTTGGATGATGTCTTATGCTGTTGAACCTGCGGCCAATCTGTTGGGCATGCAATCTGTTTCTGACTGGGTAATTACTCAAGGTCATGTGCGCAATATTTTGTTTGCTGCAGTATTCATGTTCCTAACCATCTTTATTATTCGTAAAGGTGTAGAGCAGGGCATTGAAAAGTGGTCGAAACGATTAATGCCAGCGCTGATTGGTTTGCTTATCTTATTGATTCTCTATGTAATCACGCTGGATGGGGCAACAGACGGTCTACGTGCGTATCTGCAACCGGATATGAGCCGCGTATTTGAACCTGACTTATTAATCAGTGCACTCGGGCAAGCATTCTTCTCATTGTCTTTAGGTACCAGTGTTATGGTTATCTACGGCTCTTATATTTCCAAGAAAGAAAACTTAGTAAAATTGGGCGCACAAGTCACCTTAATTGATGTGACTATCGCTTTTATGGCGGGCTTATTAATTATTCCGGCAATGTACGTCGCCCAGCACCAAGGTGTGCAAATCTTTGCTGCTGATGGCTCGTTGATTTCAGGTCCTAGCATGGTGTTTGCGGTATTGCCGAGCTTATTTGAAGGCATGGGCGCAATTGGTTTATTCGTCGGTTTTGCCTTTTTCGTATTGATGAGTATCGCTGCCCTAACGTCGTCAATTTCGATGCTGGAAGGACCGGTGTCTTATGCGGTTGAACGTCATAACCTAGAGCGCAAGAAAGCGACCACGTTAATCGGCCTGATCATCTTCGCCATGAGTGTGGTTATTATTTTCAATCTTGATTTTATGTTGGATTTGGTGGCAATGATCGCAACCGAATATGGCCAACCTATTATTGCTATGTTGTGTTGTGTCTTTGTGGGTTGGATATGGAATCGAAACGACATGCTTGTGGAAATCAAGCAAGGTAATCCTGAGGTTGAATCGTCATTGTTTTGGAAAGTTTGGCCGTGGTACACCAAGTTTGTCTGTCCTGCGGCAATCTTAATGGTATTTATCCATTCTCTATAACATCGTATATCGACACCATAAATCGATATGACAATGGCGCACGATATTTGTGCTCTTCAGGTCAAAATAACAAAGCCGGTATGATACCGGCTTTTTTTATGGTTTTTATCCTGCTCTAGCTCAATTATAATGGCGCCATAAAATGCTGTTAGTTATCTTGAGGCCAAGGTGCAAATTTACTACGACGAAAACATTCCATACGCCGCACAATTTTTTGCTGAATTTGGTGAGCTGCACTCGTTTGCTGGTCGCGACGTTACGGCTGAGCAACTGCAAGATGCCGATGTGCTGTTGGTAAGATCCATCACTCAGGTCAATGAACAATTACTGTGTCTAAATAACAGCCTTAAATTTGTTGGCACTGCAACCATAGGTTTTGACCATATCGACCAAGCGTATTTGGCTTCTCGAAATATCCCCTTTACCAATGCGCCGGGCTGTAACGCTATATCGGTTGCCGAATACGTGCTCAGTGCCATGATGGTGATGAGCGAAAGGCAAGATTTCGATTTATCTGACAAACGCGTCGGTATTCTTGGTGCGGGTAATACTGGCTCCGCTGTTGCCAATAAACTGGATGCGTTAGGCGTATCTTATGTGTTGCATGACCCAATCGCCGAAGAGCAGGGCGATCAACGCAGTTTTGTCAGCTTAGATGAGATATGTCAGTGTGACATCATTACCTTGCATGTACCAAAAACGGTGCAAGGCCCATACCCGACTATGCACTTGTTTGATGCTAAGCGATTAGCTGGACTAGGCGAATCGCAAATTCTTATCAATGCCTGTCGTGGTGAGGTTATCGATAACCAAGCGCTGTTGACTTTAAAGCAACAAGGCAAGGGGCCTCATTTGGTTTTGGATGTATGGGAAAATGAACCTAATCCATTGCTGCCTTTAATAGAATTTACCGAATTGGCTACCGCTCATATCGCCGGTTATAGCTTAGAAGGAAAAGCTCGTGGCACAGAAATGTTGTATCAGGCATTATCAAGATTAGTTAATAGCGAAGCGCGCAAAACCTTGTCGGATTTTTTGCCCGAACATGCGTTTACGGCGTCAGATAAAGTCGATTCAAGCAATATGCTGCAAGACACCATATTTCGAGTATATGATGTGCGTCGTGATGATAAAATTTTTCGTCAACAACTGATTTTAACAACTTTTGACTATTTACGTAAAAATTACCCTGTTAGAAGGGAATTTAGTGCGCTAGAATTAACCGCCGAACTGCACGATAGTTCAGAAATATATCGCAAATTGGGGTTTAAATAACACCAAACCAATAACTAACGAGATGGATTAACAGAGAAGAACGATGGCACAGAAATTTGATGTTGTAGTATTAGGGGCGACCGGCCTAGTTGGTAAGCACATGATGGAGATTCTTGAAGAACGAAAATTTCCTGTCAACAAGCTGTACCCTCTTGCTAGTGCTCGTAGTGCGGGCGAATTGGTTGAATTTAACGGTGAGAGCGTTGAAGTACTTGATGCTGACACTTTCGATTTTAGCCAAGCACAAATCGCGTTCTTTTCAGCTGGTGGTGCCATTTCAGCAAAATTTGCCCCGATAGCGGCTGATGCAGGCTGTGTGGTTATCGATAATACCTCTGAGTTTCGTTATGAACCAGACATTCCGTTGGTGGTGCCAGAAGTAAACCCAGAAGCATTGGCTGAGTATCGTAATCGTAACATCATTGCCAACCCGAATTGTTCAACCATTCAAATGATGGTGGCGCTAAAACCAATTTATGATGCCGTCGGTATTGACCGTATCAATGTCAGTACCTATCAATCGGTATCTGGCGCAGGTAAAGAAGCGATAGAAGAGTTGGCTAAGCAATGTGCTGATTTATTGTCTGGTAAGCCGGTAAAAGTCGAAAGCTTCAGTCGTCAAATCGCCTTTAACTCGATTCCACAAATCGACAAGTTTATGGACAATGGCTATACCAAAGAAGAAATGAAAATGGTTTGGGAGACGAAAAAAATTCTTGGTGACGAGAATGTGCTAGTTAACCCAACAGCGGTTCGTGTGCCGGCATTTTATGGTCATGGTGAAGCGATTCATATCGAAACTCGTCAACAAACGTCTGCCGAAGAAGTGAAAGAAATCCTCGCCAACGCACCTGGTGTGGTTGTTGCACACAATGACGAAGATTTTCCGACACAAGTAAGTGATGCAAGTGGTAAAGACGATACATTCGTCGGTCGTATCCGTGAAGATATCTCTCATCCTAACGGCATTAATATGTGGGTTGTTGCCGATAACGTGCGTAAAGGCGCTGCGACCAACAGTGTACAGATCGCTGAAGTTTTAATCCGCGACTACCTTTAACCACGACCCTCCTTGCAATCCAAACAGGGCGAAATTATCTGTAGTAACTCGCCCTGTTCTGGTTTATAGTATCCAATCAGATAACGTCTTCATAACATCTATGAAACCGTATCTTTTTCTATTGACAGACAAACAATAAAGACACTGCCGAATAAGGAAGGATCTCATTCATGGTGGCCAATAATAAGAAGTCAGGTCGCATTCGTTTTTGCACTATACCTGCCGCGCTAGCTATTATGTTTGCCAATACTGTATTGGCTAATGACACCTCAGTTGAAACTACTGCTCTTGCTAATGGCAAGGGTCAAGTCGTGTCCAATGAACAGGGCTTAGTTGCTGATAAAAAAACCGTATACGGGCCAATTTTAAAAACTGATACGCTATGGAAAATAGCCGTTGAACACCGACCTGACACCTCAGTTTCAAACTATCAGGTGATGATGGCGTTGTTTAAAAACAACCCGAACGCATTTTTACGTGATGACATAAATACTATGGTAGCGGGTCAGTTTTTACGAATCCCGACATTAGCAGAGATTCGTGAGGTGCCACCATACCCATACGATGACATCGCCAAACAAAAACGCTCACAACAAGCCGCGCCAAGCGATGCTAGTCTTGTAGACAATGCCGACAGCGCAGTTAATGATGTCGAACTTGCTGAAAATGCCGCCACAGGTGTAAGCGGTGATGTAGATCTTAGAGATGAGATCGTGGCTATTGAAGATGCCGTAGTGAGCGAAAATGTAAGCGCTACCGAAGACTTAAACAACGATGCGCAGGTGCCAGCAGAATCAACCGCGGTCGCCGTTGCTCAACAACAAAGCGCTGAATCAAGTGAAGCTGACATTGCCATTGCACAACCATTAACAACAACGCAAGAAAGTGAACAACAGTTTGCGGCGAATGACGAGCAACAAGGTGAAGAAAGCGCCGAAATTAATGAAAGCTTAAGCGCCGTTGATGATCGAATTTCTTCGTTGCAGTATGAAATAGCACAAACTGTCGAAAAAAATGAACGCATTGAACGCCAGTTAGAGCAACAACAGCAAATTATTGAACAAACCCAACAACGTAATAAAGCGTTATTAGCGGAGCAGAAAAAGCTTGCTGCTGAACAACAAGGTTTCTTTTCTAACCCTATTGTTATTTGGACCAGTAATCTAATATTGGCCACGTTAGTGGTTATTTTGTTTGTATTGGTCTCGCGCCGTAAAAAGCTAGAAAGTGAAAAGCAAAGTGTTAAACCACTTAGTAAATCATCTAGCGTACCAAGTATCAGCAAACCAGTAGCCAAACCAGCTAACGCTCAGGCCAAGGTTACTGCTAAGACTGGCAAGGACCATAAACCAGCGCCTAAAAAATCAGTTGCGCAACCAAAAGAAGTGTCTGAGCCGGTAGCAAAAGTACCTGCCCAAGGTATTGCTGACAGCGTCAAACTATCTGTTGTTGAAGACGTTGTTGAAGATGTTGCTGACAATTCGGGAGAAGCAAATACTGAAAACAGCAATGTCGCTAATGCCTTTTCTAATATGGACTTTAGCAATAACAGCGATCAAGGTAAGCCTATTTTAAGCGATCAAGAATTGCTTAAGTCTTTGGTACCTAACTCGACCAAAGAAACAGTTAAAGAAGAGCCTAAACTGGAAATGTCTGCGAGCGAAGATGATTTGGATATTGAGCAAATTATCGATGACATGCTTGATGAAGAGTCCAAGCCTGCGAAGTTACGTTCGGCACGAGAACCTCTTAATCAATTACAAACGCCTGAATCAAAAGCCTCTGCAGAAGCGACGGTAAAAGAAATCAATGATTACGATGACGTAGAGTTTGATAAATTATTGGAAGAGATATCCGCTGAGACGGTAGAAGCACCAAGTGCTGGTAATGTTACCCAACTTCGTCGCGTGGTCGACAAAAAAGAACCGGTAACTGTCAAGGACGAAAAACCTGAACCGGTTGAAAAACGCGACTTTGTGCCAGTAGAACAACTGATTCAAGAGTCGGAAGCTGCTGAAGAACTTGATGAAGCAGTGCTTGCCAATCATAAAATTGATGTTGGCCTAGACGAGTTCCAAGAATTCACTAGCAATGTCAATAAAGTCAATGTTGATGATGATCGCCATGGCGTTAATGCCAAGCTCGATCTTGCTCAGGTATACATTGAAATTGGTGATTTAGACAATGCCGCAGTCATCCTTAAAAGTGTGATGAAGCTGGGCAATTCCGCGCAACAACAACAAGCTCAGCAGTTATTGTATTCAATGAAATAGTCTGCCTTGTTATGTTGATTAAATGCCGACAATCGTCGGCATTTTTGTTTTCTGGCCCGATTGATATCGTGTTTATAAAGCAAGCCATACACTGAAAAAAATGACAAACCAGCCTGTTTTGTGGCGACCATACCTTGTCCATTAACACTCTTAGAACGCACACTTGCTATAATTGCTGGATTCATTTGCTACGTGGTATTTATTGCCGTTACTTGCTATAGTACGCGCGATTTTTTTAAGAGGTATTTGTATGCGTTTCGCACTTGGTATTGAATACGACGGCAGTAATTATTGTGGTTGGCAAAGACAGAATCACGTCAATAGTGTTCAACAAGAGCTTGAAAAAGCTTTATCAAAGGTTGTTAATCAACCGACCGAAGTCATATGTGCAGGCCGTACCGATACCGGTGTCCATGGTACAGGGCAGGTCATCCATTTTGAATCACCAGTCGACCGTCAAGAGCGTGCATGGACCTTAGGGGTCAATACCAACTT belongs to Thalassotalea sp. HSM 43 and includes:
- a CDS encoding 4-phosphoerythronate dehydrogenase, yielding MQIYYDENIPYAAQFFAEFGELHSFAGRDVTAEQLQDADVLLVRSITQVNEQLLCLNNSLKFVGTATIGFDHIDQAYLASRNIPFTNAPGCNAISVAEYVLSAMMVMSERQDFDLSDKRVGILGAGNTGSAVANKLDALGVSYVLHDPIAEEQGDQRSFVSLDEICQCDIITLHVPKTVQGPYPTMHLFDAKRLAGLGESQILINACRGEVIDNQALLTLKQQGKGPHLVLDVWENEPNPLLPLIEFTELATAHIAGYSLEGKARGTEMLYQALSRLVNSEARKTLSDFLPEHAFTASDKVDSSNMLQDTIFRVYDVRRDDKIFRQQLILTTFDYLRKNYPVRREFSALELTAELHDSSEIYRKLGFK
- a CDS encoding YajQ family cyclic di-GMP-binding protein, with product MPSFDIVSEVELEEVRNATENATRELSTRFDFRNVEASFEYKNPNVKVKAEFDFQVQQMLDMLRAQLSKRKIDAKAMTLGSMDHTGKTYSQNVSFKVGIEQAVAKKLVKIIKDSKIKVQASIQGDKLRVQGKKRDDLQAVMALVRDTELEQSFQFNNFKD
- a CDS encoding sodium-dependent transporter is translated as MASSRGEFSSRLGFILAAAGSAVGLGNIWGFPTQTATNGGAAFVLVYLILAFCLAYPAFMAELVIGRYGQANAVTSMQKMSRHMWQKRFAFIVGFGGVICAGLILSFYGIIAGWMMSYAVEPAANLLGMQSVSDWVITQGHVRNILFAAVFMFLTIFIIRKGVEQGIEKWSKRLMPALIGLLILLILYVITLDGATDGLRAYLQPDMSRVFEPDLLISALGQAFFSLSLGTSVMVIYGSYISKKENLVKLGAQVTLIDVTIAFMAGLLIIPAMYVAQHQGVQIFAADGSLISGPSMVFAVLPSLFEGMGAIGLFVGFAFFVLMSIAALTSSISMLEGPVSYAVERHNLERKKATTLIGLIIFAMSVVIIFNLDFMLDLVAMIATEYGQPIIAMLCCVFVGWIWNRNDMLVEIKQGNPEVESSLFWKVWPWYTKFVCPAAILMVFIHSL
- a CDS encoding tetratricopeptide repeat-containing sulfotransferase family protein, whose translation is MQEVVQQHLQQAKQCLQQGQSSSAAMYARKVLRKQKDNLEALKVMLAVAVQQQDAMLMQQYADSVLSIDSKDEQGLMVKVEHAAKLEQHFTVIELSKTLIQQGIESSDVVYTLALAQLAAGQIAEAQQSLQSLLASNTDNPFVYLNMGHVYKAMGSSSQAAQYYFQFIDRTETAKGNGYWSLADLKDYRFDGQVQNTLQQLIADDSLDAGNRALILFALARSFEQQADFEQAFKYMSSANAIIHKYRPFRADAYAGLIKDLISNAKVNNAYKATADEPRPIFIVGMPRSGTTLVEQILAAHSKVTTTDELPYIERIAMQIQKHGYGNGINNLTAAQIAHYRAIYLQQASQYFAADVEVFIDKNPNNFIHIGLIKTLFPEAKVINMVRNPVDNAFSVYKQYFANGHDYSYNVNAISFYWQGYLSLMFQWSNLYGAALVNQGYEELVAEPEAQTRKLLAYCELDFEPSCLTFYQSKKAVLTPSVSQVKQPINNRSIGSGKQYLAYIDGQQTWTLLEQKANELIGY
- a CDS encoding aspartyl/asparaginyl beta-hydroxylase domain-containing protein; its protein translation is MKLDHEFYKLPLTFDVERLQQEVLMLDESYWKAHHEGFKGNIAVPLLSVNGEVNNDFKGPIKETDALQKLPYIRQVLASFNEVFGRSRLMALEPGCEVPLHTDINYHWYKRVRIHIPIVTTDTVMFHCNDKQVNMKAGECWIFDSWKHHKVVNDSHLRRIHLVIDTHGSADFWDMVSKSEIPDLRASSLTTKHLDFVADKQVAIATELHNLPVVMSPGELDFMISELKHEVRSADNEAASQQGFFAILDKFAQNWRHLWGQFGATEAGWDSYHQLRDKTFQLARNYDNRLRLSNDGSALQMLIHCIIDPALNVEIAKYFNNNSATITPATKSVTPAKTATARAPIENASSSDDKPAAPMSRNSPCPCGSGKKYKQCCGAL
- a CDS encoding VanZ family protein, which gives rise to MLSHIFTNRLIYAIVLIFAVVVVNVDDISFWLNKNQLLDKTGHFIGFLLLSWLLDRLINIPRGVLVLSVIFYSGFTEICQWYLGFRSGQFDDFVANALGCSTYYLFATISAKYKKSP
- a CDS encoding sulfotransferase family protein; translated protein: MGSMHFDRPIIILSAPRSGSTLLFETLKNGKDICTIGDESHAVIEHIAKFSTVYRGFESNALTADDVDAENAALLKQRFSDRLIDRHGQAINSSNQDSVRFLEKTPKNALRVGFLNKLFPDALFVYLVRDPRANIASIIDAWISQKFRTYPNLPGFNGKWSLLLPPNWQSMQGKRLEQIASFQWQSANNHILDELEKIDPSRWMMVNYQELLDNPATTVNSILNFAGLAADKVMTESLQQGLPLSQYTLSAPDKNKWHKKAAVLANVMAEGEDTLQRINTVLQGHGQPTLANNIDQALITATQKSQSLPSVTADNANTTVKPVSRNSPCPCGSGQRYKNCHGKLN
- a CDS encoding ketopantoate reductase family protein, with amino-acid sequence MNKIAILGNGAIGLLITYLLQTQNQNTRSGQALNIRLLTRQRANNNVTLTVKQLNNQQKTFAVGQADEQFLAQCELLICCVKSYDVLTALTPLSKVLNPKCAIVLCHNGMGTIDAINSTLKLPQPILTLLTTMAAKRLTDNVIQHTGVGNNHLGLVQGQLHTNQANDIKQLLKNALPCFEFSDNIITQQWLKLAINCAINPLTAINDVDNGELASDKYQPQIKACLEEVVAVAASQNVTFNIDSLMKVVNDVIIKTANNSSSMREDVSNGRATEIDYINGYIKTLGQQNDIATPINEQLYREVVATSHYPQ